In the Sediminibacter sp. Hel_I_10 genome, one interval contains:
- the panC gene encoding pantoate--beta-alanine ligase: protein MIVFDNKRELTTYLDELKRKGLSLGFVPTMGALHDGHSSLILEGLQDNTYVVVSIFVNPTQFNNNEDLEKYPRTLEKDVSLLQTISEDRIIVYSPRASDIYGEKIASEHFDFDGLEHEMEGRFRPGHFDGVGTVVKRLFEIVKPDRAYFGKKDYQQLMILKKLVSKHDLGVKVIGCDIFRADDGLAMSSRNERLSKAQRAAAPFIYKTLNAAKAKFGTNSAKEITDWMQEQFENHELLTLEYFLIADAETLKTIKQKSTNKSYRAFIAVYAGEVRLIDNIALN, encoded by the coding sequence ATGATTGTATTTGATAATAAACGAGAGCTCACCACCTATTTGGACGAGCTAAAACGCAAGGGTTTAAGTCTTGGCTTTGTTCCCACAATGGGTGCATTGCACGACGGACATTCTTCATTGATCTTAGAGGGGTTGCAAGACAATACCTATGTTGTAGTTAGCATTTTTGTGAATCCTACCCAGTTTAACAACAACGAAGATCTCGAGAAATATCCCAGAACTTTAGAAAAAGATGTTTCCCTATTACAAACTATTTCAGAGGATAGAATTATAGTTTACTCCCCACGTGCATCTGATATTTATGGCGAAAAGATTGCTTCTGAACATTTTGATTTTGATGGACTCGAGCATGAAATGGAAGGTCGTTTTAGACCAGGACATTTTGACGGGGTAGGTACAGTTGTTAAGCGTCTCTTTGAGATTGTTAAACCAGATAGGGCGTATTTTGGCAAAAAAGACTACCAACAATTAATGATTCTAAAAAAACTAGTGAGCAAACACGACCTTGGAGTCAAGGTCATTGGCTGCGACATTTTTAGAGCAGATGATGGCTTAGCTATGAGTTCACGCAATGAGCGCCTGTCAAAAGCACAACGCGCTGCAGCACCATTTATATATAAAACCCTGAATGCTGCCAAAGCAAAGTTTGGCACAAATAGTGCTAAAGAGATAACAGATTGGATGCAAGAGCAATTTGAAAACCATGAATTACTCACCTTAGAGTATTTTTTAATTGCAGACGCAGAAACTCTTAAGACTATTAAACAAAAATCAACAAACAAGTCATATCGCGCATTTATTGCCGTTTATGCCGGCGAGGTTAGACTTATAGATAACATCGCATTAAATTAA
- the panD gene encoding aspartate 1-decarboxylase — translation MQIQVVKSKIHRVKCTGADLNYIGSITIDEDLMEAANIIQGEKVQIVNNNNGERLETYCIPGPRKSGEITLNGAAARKVAVGDILILITYAFMDLEEAKTFKPALVFPEESTNLLN, via the coding sequence ATGCAGATTCAAGTCGTAAAATCAAAAATTCACAGAGTAAAATGTACTGGCGCTGATCTTAATTATATAGGCAGCATTACCATTGATGAAGATCTAATGGAAGCCGCTAATATTATTCAAGGTGAAAAAGTACAAATAGTCAACAATAACAATGGTGAACGCCTAGAAACTTATTGTATTCCTGGTCCTCGTAAGAGTGGAGAAATCACTCTAAATGGTGCTGCAGCGCGAAAGGTAGCTGTTGGAGATATTCTCATTTTAATTACCTATGCCTTTATGGACTTGGAAGAGGCTAAGACTTTCAAACCTGCATTGGTCTTCCCAGAAGAATCTACAAATCTCCTAAACTAA
- a CDS encoding lysylphosphatidylglycerol synthase transmembrane domain-containing protein: MGNKRSKLLKITIPLLLGVILVWYSLSKVSLSNLIGYFKDADYSYIALGLFFGLLSHLSRAYRWKFMIEPLGYSLRFPNSVMAVFATYLVNYTIPRAGEITRATILTNYEGVPFEKGFGTIVSERMADMLVLLGIIGFTLFLEFDFIYQFFTGRFNTLNLLIGVFVLIIITCLFLIFIRKSQSKIATKLRVLFKGLMEGMLSIFKMKHKWAFIFHTLFIWTMYVAMFYVTTFALPETSNLPLAAILIGFISASFSIAATNGGIGSYPLAVYAAFALFYIPEDPSIAMGWILWSSQTVMVIILGGLSLIYLPIYNSIK; the protein is encoded by the coding sequence TTGGGAAATAAGCGCTCTAAACTCCTAAAAATAACGATTCCTTTATTATTGGGTGTTATTTTGGTTTGGTATTCACTTTCAAAAGTTTCCTTAAGCAATTTAATAGGGTATTTTAAAGACGCTGATTATAGCTATATAGCTTTAGGCTTGTTTTTTGGCCTACTAAGCCACCTTTCGAGAGCCTATCGTTGGAAATTCATGATAGAGCCTTTAGGGTACTCCCTACGCTTTCCTAATAGTGTGATGGCTGTATTTGCCACCTATTTGGTAAATTATACCATTCCCAGAGCTGGAGAAATTACACGAGCCACAATTTTAACCAATTATGAAGGTGTGCCTTTTGAAAAAGGGTTTGGTACTATCGTTTCTGAGCGCATGGCAGACATGTTGGTTTTACTGGGTATTATTGGTTTCACTCTTTTTTTGGAGTTTGATTTTATTTATCAGTTTTTTACAGGACGATTTAATACTCTTAATCTATTGATTGGTGTATTTGTGTTAATCATCATCACCTGCTTATTTTTGATATTTATTAGAAAAAGTCAATCGAAAATCGCCACAAAACTTCGGGTACTTTTCAAAGGCCTGATGGAAGGCATGTTAAGTATATTTAAAATGAAGCACAAATGGGCTTTCATTTTTCACACGTTATTTATCTGGACAATGTATGTAGCGATGTTTTACGTTACTACATTTGCACTTCCTGAAACTTCAAACTTACCATTGGCAGCTATTTTAATAGGTTTCATTTCAGCTAGTTTCAGTATTGCCGCAACTAACGGAGGTATTGGTTCTTACCCTCTTGCGGTTTATGCCGCCTTTGCTCTATTTTATATTCCAGAAGATCCAAGTATTGCTATGGGGTGGATTCTCTGGTCTTCACAAACGGTAATGGTTATTATTCTTGGAGGACTATCTTTAATTTACCTACCCATTTATAATAGCATCAAATAA
- a CDS encoding alpha/beta hydrolase, which produces MNRLICLFAAILTSSTFYSQVIYETIESSKLGASREIKIQLPRNYDPEGDILYPLIVVMDGDYMFEPIIGNVDYHSYWGDMPKSIVVGINQSETRDSDLSYSGETYFPSDEGALFFEFISMEVIPYMNERYLTSNFRIVIGHDQSANFLNYYLFKEKPLFRGYIALSPDLSPEMANRLSERLSSVPEDTFYYLATGDNDVDQLKESITALDNNLKGIENPKLHYRFDNFQDADHYSLVGLGIPKAINEIFGLYKPINRQEYNDKILTYEGSPYEYLMKKYEDIEFFYGFEKKVVENDIRAISAAARKKGDLDAMKDLARLADKEYSDSMISAYYNGLYYEMDGNIKKALQKYQSGLLLQESEFINKDMLLDKIYDLKE; this is translated from the coding sequence ATGAACAGGTTAATATGCCTCTTTGCCGCAATCCTTACGTCGAGCACATTTTATTCTCAAGTTATATATGAAACAATAGAGTCTTCTAAACTAGGAGCATCTAGAGAGATAAAAATTCAATTGCCCCGCAATTATGATCCAGAGGGAGACATTCTTTACCCTTTAATCGTTGTTATGGATGGCGACTACATGTTTGAGCCTATAATAGGTAACGTTGATTACCATTCGTATTGGGGCGACATGCCAAAATCAATTGTGGTAGGAATCAATCAGAGCGAAACTAGAGATAGCGATCTTTCTTATAGTGGAGAGACGTATTTTCCTTCAGATGAAGGCGCCCTTTTCTTTGAATTTATAAGTATGGAGGTGATCCCTTATATGAACGAACGTTATCTGACCTCAAATTTCAGAATTGTAATAGGTCACGATCAAAGCGCCAATTTTTTAAACTACTATTTGTTTAAGGAAAAACCACTCTTTCGTGGGTATATAGCTTTAAGCCCCGACTTATCGCCAGAAATGGCCAACCGTTTGTCTGAACGCTTATCATCTGTACCTGAAGACACATTTTATTACTTGGCCACTGGAGATAATGATGTAGATCAATTAAAAGAAAGTATAACGGCACTTGATAATAATTTAAAAGGGATTGAGAATCCTAAACTTCACTACAGATTTGATAATTTTCAAGATGCAGACCACTACTCCTTAGTTGGACTTGGCATTCCGAAAGCTATTAATGAAATCTTCGGTTTATATAAGCCTATCAATAGACAAGAATATAATGATAAGATCCTCACTTATGAAGGTAGTCCTTATGAATACCTTATGAAAAAATATGAAGACATTGAATTCTTCTATGGCTTTGAGAAAAAAGTGGTTGAAAATGATATTCGAGCCATATCTGCAGCCGCTCGAAAAAAAGGGGATTTAGACGCCATGAAAGACCTAGCTAGATTAGCTGACAAAGAATATTCTGATTCAATGATAAGCGCTTACTACAACGGTCTTTATTACGAAATGGATGGCAACATCAAGAAAGCCTTGCAAAAATATCAGTCTGGGCTTTTACTTCAAGAGTCAGAATTTATAAATAAAGACATGTTGCTGGATAAAATCTATGATCTTAAGGAGTAA
- a CDS encoding alpha/beta hydrolase, whose translation MKKVLLFAFSLLVCGAVSSQIKREQFESRKLNSTRELKIKLPENYDPESELKHPVIIVFDGEYLFEPVAGQVSFQTHFDEMPQSIVVGVVQGKERFYDSYYDEVTGLPFESGKRFYDFVVEELIPYVDGKYNTSKFKVAVGHNLMGNFINAFLMDEKPIFQAYINLSPDFKGTMGQNLAKRMSFLESDIFYYMATSDGDIERINTQIHETNNAIKSLDQLQLTYYFDELKGDSHYTLVTGALSKAMDKIFELYKPLDDKEIEEKIIPYDGTLDNYITDRYERIDDLFGIYKPISELEFEKLIEVAERREDMESIYKIGKLADKQNPSSSFGSYYMALHAEKIGKTKRATKYYESALLLNETDHIDKEFIKSKLEDLKLAVEEPELDEDEEN comes from the coding sequence ATGAAAAAAGTACTACTTTTTGCATTCTCGCTTTTGGTCTGTGGCGCTGTAAGCTCTCAAATCAAACGTGAGCAATTCGAATCTCGAAAGCTTAACTCTACTCGCGAGTTAAAGATCAAACTTCCAGAAAACTATGATCCAGAATCAGAGTTAAAACATCCCGTTATTATTGTATTTGATGGCGAGTACCTTTTTGAACCGGTAGCAGGACAAGTGAGTTTCCAAACCCATTTTGATGAGATGCCTCAATCTATTGTGGTAGGCGTTGTTCAGGGTAAAGAGCGTTTTTATGACTCTTATTATGACGAAGTCACCGGGCTCCCCTTTGAGTCTGGTAAACGCTTTTATGATTTTGTTGTTGAAGAGCTCATCCCTTACGTAGACGGAAAATACAACACTAGTAAATTTAAAGTGGCCGTTGGACACAATCTCATGGGTAATTTTATAAATGCTTTTTTGATGGACGAGAAGCCTATTTTTCAAGCATATATCAATTTAAGTCCAGACTTTAAAGGCACAATGGGTCAAAATTTAGCCAAACGAATGAGCTTTTTAGAAAGTGATATTTTCTATTATATGGCAACTTCAGATGGCGATATTGAGCGAATTAATACTCAAATCCATGAGACAAACAATGCCATTAAGAGTTTAGATCAATTGCAATTGACCTACTACTTTGATGAACTTAAAGGAGATTCTCACTACACTTTGGTTACAGGTGCACTATCTAAAGCCATGGATAAAATCTTTGAACTTTATAAGCCTTTAGATGATAAAGAAATTGAGGAGAAAATCATCCCCTATGATGGCACACTAGACAATTATATTACAGACAGGTACGAGCGTATTGATGATCTCTTCGGAATATATAAACCAATTTCTGAATTAGAATTTGAAAAATTAATTGAAGTTGCCGAGCGTCGCGAAGACATGGAATCCATCTATAAAATTGGGAAGTTAGCAGATAAGCAAAACCCTAGTTCTTCATTTGGATCTTACTACATGGCACTTCATGCTGAAAAAATTGGTAAGACAAAACGTGCCACAAAATATTACGAATCGGCACTTCTACTCAATGAAACCGATCATATCGATAAAGAATTTATCAAATCGAAATTAGAGGATTTAAAATTAGCTGTCGAAGAACCTGAACTTGACGAAGATGAGGAAAACTAA
- the radA gene encoding DNA repair protein RadA: MAKLKTTFFCQNCGAQYSKWQGQCSSCKEWNTITEELIQKPEKSDWKAPTSASKRVSKSLLINEIDTSQDARLDTADQEFNRVLGGGLVPGSLTLLGGEPGIGKSTLLLQISLKLPYKTLYVSGEESQKQIKMRAERINPNNSNCYILTETKTQNIFKQIEALEPDIVVIDSIQTLHSDYIESSSGSISQVKECTTELIKFAKETATPVILIGHITKDGHIAGPKILEHMVDTVLQFEGDRNHVFRILRANKNRFGSTNELGIYEMQGSGLREVTNPSEVLISQKDEELSGNAVAATLEGMRPLMIEVQALVSTAVYGTPQRSATGFNAKRLNMLLAVLEKRAGFRLGAKDVFLNITGGISVDDPAIDLAVVAAILSSNEDEALQKDICFAAEVGLSGEIRPVQRVEQRILEAEKLGFTAIFVSKYSKIALKNTTIKIQKISKIEDLVSFIV, encoded by the coding sequence ATGGCTAAATTAAAAACAACCTTTTTCTGTCAAAATTGTGGTGCTCAATATTCTAAATGGCAAGGTCAATGCTCGTCTTGCAAAGAATGGAACACCATTACAGAAGAACTCATTCAAAAACCTGAAAAAAGTGATTGGAAAGCGCCTACATCAGCCTCCAAACGCGTATCAAAATCATTGCTTATTAATGAAATTGATACGTCTCAAGATGCTAGATTAGACACGGCAGACCAAGAGTTTAATCGTGTTCTTGGTGGTGGTTTAGTCCCTGGCTCTTTAACATTGCTAGGCGGAGAACCGGGTATTGGGAAAAGTACACTGCTGCTTCAAATCTCATTGAAACTACCTTACAAAACCTTATATGTCTCAGGAGAGGAGAGTCAAAAACAAATCAAGATGCGTGCTGAACGTATCAATCCAAATAACAGCAACTGCTACATTTTAACCGAAACAAAAACCCAAAATATATTTAAGCAAATCGAGGCGCTTGAACCCGATATTGTGGTTATTGATTCTATCCAAACCTTACATAGCGATTATATAGAGTCTTCTAGCGGAAGCATCTCTCAAGTTAAAGAATGCACTACAGAACTTATTAAATTTGCAAAAGAAACCGCAACACCCGTTATACTCATTGGGCATATCACTAAAGACGGACATATTGCAGGCCCTAAAATTTTAGAGCACATGGTAGATACGGTCCTTCAATTTGAGGGAGATCGCAACCATGTCTTTAGAATACTTCGTGCCAATAAAAACCGTTTTGGATCTACAAATGAGCTAGGCATCTACGAGATGCAAGGTTCTGGATTAAGAGAAGTTACAAACCCTTCAGAAGTATTAATATCACAAAAAGATGAAGAGCTATCAGGTAATGCCGTTGCTGCCACACTAGAAGGTATGAGACCCTTAATGATAGAAGTACAAGCATTAGTAAGCACAGCAGTTTATGGCACTCCCCAACGAAGTGCTACTGGCTTTAACGCTAAGCGTCTTAACATGCTCCTTGCCGTTTTAGAAAAACGTGCAGGATTTCGTCTTGGTGCTAAAGATGTATTTCTAAATATTACGGGTGGTATTAGTGTAGATGATCCCGCTATAGATTTGGCAGTTGTGGCTGCTATATTATCTTCTAATGAAGATGAGGCTTTACAAAAAGACATCTGTTTTGCTGCAGAAGTCGGACTTTCTGGAGAGATTAGACCAGTGCAGCGGGTAGAACAACGAATTTTAGAAGCTGAGAAATTAGGATTTACAGCAATCTTTGTTTCTAAATACAGTAAAATAGCACTTAAAAACACGACCATAAAAATTCAGAAAATTTCAAAAATTGAAGATCTCGTATCTTTTATTGTTTAA
- a CDS encoding lipocalin family protein: MKKLFVLLITATLMACGASKTVRQSEKVIKGNWSLNTVTYSKTGEYDVTLLNDTSKECFENSQWQFIPNNNTGLYSIIDSNCNTGDRYFSFTIQEVNEVTGYYDFLLKPTNEKGKSETNAGFRLRLTELSENTMQWQQTVTTNGQPFIINMNFTKSQ, encoded by the coding sequence ATGAAAAAACTCTTTGTACTACTTATAACAGCAACGCTTATGGCTTGCGGGGCCTCAAAAACGGTTCGACAATCAGAAAAAGTTATTAAAGGCAATTGGTCGCTCAACACAGTTACGTATAGCAAAACAGGTGAATACGACGTCACGTTATTAAATGATACGTCTAAAGAATGTTTCGAAAACAGTCAATGGCAATTTATCCCAAACAATAATACGGGATTGTACAGTATCATTGATTCCAATTGCAATACGGGAGATCGCTACTTTAGCTTTACCATTCAAGAAGTTAATGAGGTTACCGGCTATTATGATTTCCTATTAAAACCAACTAATGAAAAAGGAAAATCTGAAACTAATGCAGGATTTCGACTAAGATTAACGGAGTTGTCTGAAAACACAATGCAATGGCAACAAACGGTAACCACAAATGGTCAACCTTTTATTATTAATATGAATTTTACTAAATCTCAATAA
- a CDS encoding OmpA family protein produces MNINFKNLSIYLLSLSFLVSLTNCKAVDNANNKQKGGVIGAAGGAVLGAIIGNNVGKGGNGELGAVIGGVVGGTAGVLIGNKMDKQAQKIEEEIPGATVERVDDGIVVTFDENSGVYFDTAKYNINDKSQTTLNKLAGVFKEYPDTNILVVGHTDNVGSDDNNMTLSKNRAYAVTDYLKSQGLSAGRFTTNWFGESQPKYDNSTVDGRAKNRRVNVAIIPNEDMIEAAKQEAGQN; encoded by the coding sequence ATGAATATCAATTTTAAAAATTTAAGTATATATCTTTTATCGCTATCATTCTTAGTAAGTCTTACCAATTGTAAAGCGGTAGATAACGCTAACAATAAACAAAAAGGTGGTGTTATTGGCGCTGCTGGTGGTGCCGTTCTTGGTGCAATTATTGGCAACAATGTTGGTAAAGGAGGAAACGGTGAGTTAGGTGCTGTTATTGGTGGTGTTGTAGGAGGTACTGCAGGTGTCTTAATAGGAAACAAGATGGACAAGCAGGCACAAAAAATTGAAGAAGAAATTCCTGGAGCTACGGTAGAACGTGTAGATGATGGTATTGTCGTTACATTTGACGAGAATAGTGGTGTTTATTTTGATACCGCAAAATACAATATCAATGATAAGTCTCAAACAACCTTAAACAAATTAGCTGGCGTTTTTAAAGAATACCCAGATACAAATATTTTGGTAGTTGGTCACACTGATAACGTTGGTAGCGATGATAATAATATGACCTTATCCAAAAACAGAGCTTATGCGGTAACTGATTATTTAAAATCACAAGGCTTGAGCGCTGGAAGATTTACTACCAATTGGTTTGGTGAATCTCAACCAAAATATGACAATTCTACGGTTGATGGTCGTGCAAAAAACAGAAGAGTCAATGTTGCGATTATTCCTAATGAGGATATGATTGAAGCGGCTAAGCAAGAAGCTGGGCAAAACTAA
- a CDS encoding Tex family protein codes for MINYIKKHTNLTEKSIKNTVALIQQDCTIPFISRYRKEATGNLDEVQVGDIVKFKDQFESLEKRKTAILKALLEQDVLTPELEAKVKACEDPTALEDLYLPFKKSRKTKAETARKNGLEPLAKILMSQSHDLDQKGLNALVQKFITSEVDSQESALEGARHIIAEWINERIDFRKQIRKELERRAMIVTKVVKSKKTEENAQKYRDYFEWEESLTRIPSHRLLAILRAETEGCIRTKIEIDHDNAIKRMTDQLIKSKGVNAEQIEIAITDAYKRLLYPSLSNEILQQAKQKADDTAISIFAKNLKQLLLGAPLGEKRVLAIDPGFRTGCKVVCLDENGDLKHNETIYPHAPKNDSLGAMKKISFLTEAHQIEAIAIGNGTASRETEALVKKIRFKHDIQVFVVSEAGASIYSASKIAREEFPNYDVTVRGSVSIGRRLQDPLAELVKIDAKSIGVGQYQHDVDQSKLQNELDMVVQSCVNSVGVNINTASHSLLSYVSGIGLKLAENIVKYRSDNGAFSSRKDIKNVSRLGEKAFEQAAGFLRIKAGQHPLDDSTVHPESYSIVEQMAKDKGASVSELVGNKAKLNSIDITHYQTKTVGLLTLKDILSELEKPGLDIREQAKVFSFNQNITSINDLQEGQLLPGIVNNITAFGCFVDVGIKESGLIHISNLSDGFVKDVNEHVHLQEQIIVKVLEVDVNRKRIQLKLHQG; via the coding sequence ATGATAAATTACATCAAAAAGCATACTAATCTCACAGAGAAAAGCATCAAGAATACAGTTGCTTTAATTCAGCAAGATTGTACCATCCCATTTATATCGAGATATCGCAAGGAAGCTACTGGAAACCTAGATGAAGTTCAGGTTGGTGATATTGTAAAGTTTAAGGATCAGTTTGAAAGTTTAGAAAAACGTAAAACAGCTATTCTGAAAGCACTTTTAGAACAAGACGTCTTAACGCCAGAATTAGAAGCTAAAGTTAAAGCTTGTGAAGATCCTACAGCCTTAGAAGATTTATATCTTCCTTTTAAAAAAAGCAGAAAGACCAAAGCAGAGACGGCCAGAAAAAATGGTTTAGAACCCTTGGCAAAGATTCTCATGTCACAATCCCATGATCTGGATCAAAAAGGTCTAAATGCTTTGGTTCAAAAATTCATAACTTCGGAAGTGGATTCTCAAGAAAGTGCTCTAGAAGGTGCCAGGCACATCATCGCGGAGTGGATCAATGAGCGAATAGACTTCAGAAAACAGATTAGAAAAGAACTTGAGCGACGCGCCATGATTGTCACCAAAGTGGTCAAAAGCAAAAAAACGGAAGAAAATGCTCAAAAATACCGCGATTATTTTGAGTGGGAAGAATCCCTAACCCGAATACCCTCGCACAGACTACTAGCCATACTCAGAGCAGAAACCGAAGGGTGTATAAGAACTAAAATAGAAATAGATCATGACAATGCCATAAAGCGCATGACCGATCAGCTTATAAAGAGCAAAGGCGTAAATGCTGAACAAATTGAAATTGCAATTACAGATGCCTATAAACGGCTACTATACCCCTCTCTGAGTAATGAGATTTTACAACAGGCCAAGCAAAAGGCAGATGATACAGCAATATCCATTTTCGCTAAAAACCTTAAACAACTCTTATTAGGCGCTCCATTAGGAGAGAAGCGCGTACTTGCCATTGACCCAGGGTTTAGAACGGGCTGTAAAGTGGTGTGTCTAGATGAAAATGGCGACCTCAAACACAATGAAACCATTTACCCACATGCGCCCAAAAACGATTCATTGGGAGCCATGAAGAAAATTAGTTTTTTGACAGAAGCTCATCAAATTGAAGCCATAGCCATTGGTAACGGTACGGCCTCAAGAGAGACCGAAGCTCTAGTTAAAAAAATTCGTTTTAAACATGACATTCAAGTCTTCGTGGTAAGTGAGGCAGGCGCCAGTATCTATTCCGCATCAAAAATAGCTCGGGAGGAGTTCCCTAATTATGACGTTACGGTTAGAGGCTCTGTTTCTATAGGGAGACGCTTACAAGATCCTTTGGCCGAATTGGTTAAAATTGATGCAAAATCTATTGGTGTTGGTCAATACCAGCATGACGTGGACCAAAGCAAACTTCAAAATGAGTTGGATATGGTGGTTCAAAGTTGTGTTAACTCTGTGGGTGTTAATATCAATACGGCGAGCCATAGCTTATTGAGCTATGTGTCTGGTATTGGCCTTAAACTAGCCGAAAACATAGTTAAGTACAGAAGCGATAATGGCGCTTTCTCTAGTAGAAAAGATATTAAAAATGTATCTCGACTGGGTGAAAAAGCATTTGAGCAAGCTGCTGGCTTTTTAAGAATTAAAGCAGGCCAACACCCTTTAGATGACTCTACTGTACATCCCGAAAGCTATAGTATTGTAGAACAAATGGCTAAAGATAAAGGAGCTTCTGTTTCAGAGTTGGTTGGCAACAAAGCAAAGCTTAACAGCATTGACATTACCCATTACCAAACTAAGACCGTGGGTCTTTTAACACTGAAAGATATTTTGAGTGAATTAGAGAAACCTGGGTTAGACATACGAGAACAAGCAAAAGTGTTTAGTTTTAATCAAAACATTACCAGCATCAACGATTTACAAGAAGGCCAACTCCTTCCAGGAATCGTTAATAACATCACTGCCTTTGGTTGTTTTGTTGACGTTGGGATAAAAGAAAGTGGCCTGATCCATATCTCTAATCTCTCTGATGGTTTTGTAAAAGATGTGAATGAGCATGTGCATTTACAAGAGCAAATCATTGTGAAGGTTCTGGAGGTAGATGTTAACCGAAAACGGATTCAGTTAAAGCTCCATCAAGGTTGA
- a CDS encoding histone deacetylase translates to MANQLKIAFHPIYKHPLPEGHRFPMLKYELLPEQLLYEGTCTPSNFFEPEIPEDASILKVHTETYYQDLKQLTLDKRAARKIGFPLSKILVEREIIIADGTIKGSKFALDHGIAMNIAGGTHHAYTNRGEAFCLLNDQAIGARYLQQNKLAEKILIVDLDVHQGNGTAEIFAQDRSVFTFSMHGKSNYPFKKEVSDLDIALETHTDDDTYLNILYDTLPKLIRNEQPDFIYYLCGVDVLASDKLGTLGMTVEGCKERDRFVLETCKSNKIPVMCCMGGGYSPDIKIIIEAHANTFRLAQDLFL, encoded by the coding sequence GTGGCCAACCAACTAAAAATAGCATTTCACCCCATATACAAGCATCCTTTACCAGAGGGACATCGGTTTCCTATGCTAAAATATGAATTGCTTCCTGAGCAACTGCTCTATGAAGGCACTTGTACGCCCTCTAATTTTTTTGAACCAGAAATTCCTGAGGACGCCTCTATTTTAAAGGTACATACTGAAACCTATTATCAAGATTTAAAACAATTAACGCTAGATAAAAGAGCGGCGCGAAAGATAGGTTTCCCCTTAAGTAAGATCTTAGTTGAACGTGAAATTATTATCGCAGATGGTACCATAAAGGGCAGTAAATTTGCATTGGATCATGGCATTGCCATGAATATTGCCGGTGGAACTCACCATGCATACACCAATCGCGGGGAAGCTTTTTGCTTATTGAATGATCAAGCGATTGGAGCTAGATACCTTCAACAAAACAAATTGGCCGAAAAAATATTGATAGTGGACCTAGATGTTCACCAAGGCAACGGTACTGCTGAAATTTTTGCACAAGACCGCTCTGTCTTTACATTTTCTATGCACGGAAAAAGCAATTATCCCTTTAAAAAAGAAGTCAGTGATTTAGATATCGCTTTGGAAACTCATACAGATGACGACACTTACTTGAATATATTATACGATACCTTACCAAAACTTATAAGAAATGAACAACCCGATTTTATTTATTACCTATGCGGGGTAGACGTACTTGCCTCTGATAAATTAGGAACTTTGGGAATGACGGTTGAAGGTTGCAAAGAACGTGACCGCTTTGTATTAGAAACGTGTAAATCAAACAAGATTCCAGTAATGTGTTGTATGGGCGGCGGCTATTCTCCAGATATAAAAATAATAATAGAAGCCCATGCCAATACGTTTCGATTGGCACAGGATCTATTTTTATAA